In a single window of the Candidatus Zixiibacteriota bacterium genome:
- a CDS encoding branched-chain amino acid transaminase, with the protein MAFNKVEYIWMNGKMVHWDDAKIHVLSHVVHYGSSIFEGQRCYKTPKGPACFRLTEHIDRLWDSCKIYRMVIPYTKKQIFDAVLELVAINNLEDCYIRPVVYRGYDSLGVDPGKCPIDFAIAAWNWGKYLGPEAMEKGVKVCVSSWNRNAPNTTPMMAKAGANYMNGQLIKMEALARGCVEGIALDVNGNVSEGSGENIFIVSNGVLVTPPFSASILPGITRRTIIKLADDMGIKVIEENIPREALYIADEVFFTGTAAEVTPISEIDGIIIGEGRRGPITGKLQARFFEILEGRAEDIYGWLTYVPRR; encoded by the coding sequence ATGGCTTTTAATAAGGTTGAGTATATCTGGATGAACGGCAAAATGGTGCACTGGGATGACGCCAAAATCCATGTGCTTTCTCATGTAGTTCATTATGGTTCATCGATTTTCGAGGGGCAAAGATGTTACAAAACGCCCAAAGGGCCGGCCTGTTTTCGTCTGACGGAACATATTGACCGACTCTGGGATTCCTGCAAAATATATCGAATGGTCATTCCATATACCAAAAAGCAGATATTTGATGCCGTACTGGAGCTGGTTGCCATAAATAATCTGGAAGATTGCTATATTCGCCCGGTGGTTTATCGGGGGTATGATTCGCTCGGAGTCGATCCGGGGAAATGCCCGATTGATTTTGCTATTGCCGCCTGGAACTGGGGTAAATATCTCGGCCCGGAAGCGATGGAAAAAGGGGTGAAGGTATGTGTTTCCTCATGGAATCGCAACGCCCCTAACACGACCCCCATGATGGCCAAGGCTGGCGCGAACTATATGAACGGGCAGTTAATCAAAATGGAAGCACTCGCGCGCGGCTGTGTTGAGGGGATTGCACTTGATGTCAATGGCAATGTTTCCGAGGGTTCCGGCGAGAATATATTTATTGTCAGCAATGGTGTGCTGGTGACACCGCCGTTTTCGGCTTCGATACTCCCCGGGATCACCCGCCGCACCATTATCAAGTTGGCGGACGATATGGGAATCAAGGTTATCGAAGAGAATATCCCGCGCGAGGCGCTCTATATTGCCGATGAGGTATTTTTTACCGGCACGGCCGCCGAGGTAACGCCGATATCAGAGATTGATGGGATAATTATCGGCGAAGGACGCCGCGGCCCGATTACGGGGAAACTTCAGGCCCGGTTCTTTGAAATTTTGGAAGGTCGCGCCGAGGATATCTACGGCTGGCTGACCTATGTCCCGCGCCGATAG